The Erigeron canadensis isolate Cc75 chromosome 4, C_canadensis_v1, whole genome shotgun sequence genome window below encodes:
- the LOC122597432 gene encoding F-box/kelch-repeat protein At3g06240-like: MRWPLPSHTPTVGYSITRNRYGVGYDSVTDDYKVISLSHFLELNKPTISCLSIYSLKSNTWNVDIPYDFTLSPPAVYVNGFVHSVANKFDGSSVMVAFSLEDESFSEVPSPDLSNIDRKISKCKLVVINGKLAIYVNHEKLKVWLMNEYGVKNSWSKIPLDTFNSEFRMERPVIFDENGKIRVAGKGQMVIYDFKKGKLSENTYVWSSLMFQVFDSYFESLVSVPKKVVEQVHPEDTMQALKLVKLIYGKLRSNLLSFSQHILTVCQDYE; the protein is encoded by the coding sequence ATGCGATGGCCACTACCTAGTCATACACCAACAGTTGGTTATTCCATAACCCGCAACAGGTACGGAGTTGGTTATGATTCGGTTACAGATGATTACAAGGTTATATCCCTTTCTCACTTTCTTGAGTTGAATAAACCCACTATCAGTTGTTTGTCTATCTATAGCCTTAAAAGTAATACTTGGAACGTTGACATTCCTTATGATTTTACTCTTTCGCCTCCTGCTGTTTATGTTAATGGGTTTGTTCATTCGGTTGCTAATAAGTTTGATGGTTCGAGTGTAATGGTTGCTTTTAGTTTAGAAGATGAGTCTTTTAGCGAAGTCCCATCACCCGATTTAAGTAATATTGATAGAAAGATTAGTAAATGCAAACTTGTTGTCATTAATGGAAAGCTTGCCATTTATGTGAACcatgaaaagttaaaagtttgGTTGATGAATGAGTACGGTGTTAAAAACTCTTGGTCCAAGATTCCACTTGATACATTCAATTCTGAATTTCGCATGGAGAGACCGGTGATTTTTGATGAGAATGGCAAAATTCGGGTGGCTGGAAAAGGTCAAATGgtgatatatgattttaagaAAGGAAAGTTAAGTGAAAACACTTATGTTTGGAGTAGTCTTATGTTTCAGGTTTTTGATAGTTATTTTGAAAGTCTTGTCTCCGTACCAAAAAAAGTTGTAGAACAAGTTCACCCGGAAGACACAATGCAGGCTCTAAAGCTAGTGAAGCTGATTTATGGAAAACTTAGATCCAATCTTTTGTCATTTTCACAACACATCCTTACCGTTTGCCAAGATTATGAATGA
- the LOC122595855 gene encoding pentatricopeptide repeat-containing protein At4g31850, chloroplastic: MAVSTLCSSTICSINPTIDTSTSYTLSFKKYSKSRQVSKFMNSPCGSMLQWKKHRRKFVGFCGFLIKSSLNAENVIQNGSAEDITGVLKSISDPGQALAFFESVAKLPNLVHNTESCNYMLELLRVNRRISDMVVVFDVMQRQIIYRNLDTYLIIFKGLGVKGGIRQAPLALSLMRKSGFVLNAYSYNGLIDLVLKSGFCREALEVYKRMLLEGIKPSLKTYSALMVALGKRRDTRNVMGLLKDMEELGLKPNVYTFTICIRVLGRAGKIDEAFEVFKRMEGEGCGPDVVTYTVLIDALCNAGKLERAKQMFVKMKSSSHKPDRVTYITLMDKFGDCGDLDSVQSFWLEMEADGYVADVVTYTIYIDALCKAGKIDEAFTTLNSMNNKDISPNLQTYNTLIRGLLRVDRLDKALELFASLGSSGIEPTAYTYILFIDYYGKLGDADKALETFEKMKVRGVVPNLVACNASLYSLAELGRIGEAKKMFYELKRSGIAPDSITYNMMIKCFGKAGKIDEATKLLYEMVETGCEPDVIVINSLIDTLYKADRVDEAWDMFKKMKEMNLSPTVVTYNTLLAGLRKEGRVQEAIKLFESMSSCGSPPNTITFNTLLDCICKNDSVDLALKFLNEMTYKNCRPDVFTYNTIIFGLTKENRVLDAFWFFHQMKKTLDPDCVTLCTILPSIVKHGKVDDALKITEDFINRVRNRPEKIFWKDLMEGIMSEASIDNSFRFVEGLISSGTCITDSVMIPVVKSLCKQKKILEAHSVFLKVSKDYGIQPTLEAYYPILDGFLDGGFQKEAWDLFKEMKNSGCVPDVFTYNLLLSDLANSGKVNELFDLYDEMLCRGCKPNTITQNILLSGLVKSNSLKKAMDLYYDLISGGFSPTPCTCGPLIDGLLKNGQLDEAKNFFDEMVEYGCKPNCAIYNILMNGYGKTGDVKTACELFDQMVKEGIRPDLKSYTILVDCLCLVGRVDDAMYYFEQMKETGLDPDVIAYNLMINGLGTVRRIEDALGLFDEMRARGISPNLYTYNVLILILGIVGRIEEAGRMYTELQVMGLEPNVFTYNALIRGYSLSGNPAHAYAVYEKMMVGGCSPNTGTFAQLPNQS; this comes from the coding sequence atggctGTCAGTACACTATGTTCCTCCACAATTTGCTCTATCAATCCCACCATTGATACTTCAACAAGTTACACTTTATCCTTTAAAAAGTACTCTAAATCCCGTCAAGTTTCAAAATTTATGAATTCCCCATGTGGGTCAATGCTACAATGGAAGAAACATAGGAGAAAATTTGTGGGGTTTTGTGGGTTTCTGATAAAAAGTTCATTAAATGCTGAAAATGTTATCCAAAACGGGTCTGCTGAGGATATTACTGGGGTTCTTAAGTCAATATCTGACCCTGGTCAAGCTTTGGCCTTTTTTGAGTCAGTTGCTAAACTTCCTAATCTTGTTCATAATACTGAATCTTGTAATTATATGCTTGAATTGTTGAGGGTGAATAGGCGAATAAGTGATATGGTTGTCGTGTTTGATGTTATGCAAAGGCAGATAATTTATAGGAATTTGGATACCTATTTGATTATATTTAAAGGGCTTGGTGTTAAGGGTGGGATTAGACAAGCACCGTTGGCGCTTAGTTTGATGAGGAAGTCGGGATTTGTTTTGAATGCGTATTCGTATAATGGGCTGATTGATTTGGTATTGAAATCGGGGTTTTGTAGAGAGGCGTTAGAGGTTTATAAGAGAATGTTGTTAGAAGGGATTAAACCCAGCCTTAAGACTTACTCTGCACTTATGGTGGCATTAGGAAAACGCAGGGATACTAGAAATGTTATGGGGTTGTTGAAAGATATGGAAGAGTTAGGGCTCAAACCAAATGTGTACACTTTTACTATTTGTATTAGGGTCCTTGGTAGGGCGGGGAAGATTGATGAagcttttgaagtttttaagAGAATGGAAGGTGAGGGTTGTGGGCCGGATGTTGTAACTTATACGGTTTTGATTGATGCACTTTGTAATGCAGGAAAACTTGAAAGGGCTAAACAAATGTTTGTGAAAATGAAATCTAGTAGTCATAAACCCGACCGTGTAACTTACATTACTTTGATGGATAAGTTTGGTGATTGTGGTGATTTAGATTCGGTTCAATCATTTTGGTTGGAAATGGAGGCAGATGGTTATGTCGCAGATGTTGTCACTTACACTATTTATATTGATGCACTATGCAAAGCTGGAAAAATTGACGAGGCATTCACTACGTTAAACTCCATGAATAATAAAGATATTTCACCAAATCTTCAAACTTATAATACCTTAATTCGAGGGCTTTTGAGGGTTGATAGATTAGATAAGGCATTAGAGTTGTTTGCTAGCCTTGGTTCTTCGGGTATTGAACCTACTGCATACACCTACATACTTTTTATAGACTACTATGGAAAATTAGGGGATGCCGATAAAGCCTTAGAGACCTTTGAGAAGATGAAGGTTCGCGGAGTTGTACCTAACCTTGTTGCATGCAATGCATCATTGTACAGTCTTGCAGAACTCGGGAGAATAGGGGAAGCTAAAAAGATGTTTTATGAGCTTAAAAGGAGTGGAATTGCTCCAGATTCGATTACTTATAATATGATGATAAAGTGTTTTGGTAAAGCGGGGAAAATCGATGAAGCAACGAAGTTACTTTATGAGATGGTGGAAACTGGTTGTGAACCGGATGTGATTGTAATCAACTCTTTGATCGATACACTTTATAAAGCTGATCGAGTGGATGAAGCTTGGGATATGTTTAAGAAAATGAAGGAAATGAATCTTTCGCCGACAGTTGTGACTTATAACACATTGTTGGCTGGATTGAGAAAAGAAGGTCGGGTTCAAGAAGCGATTAAGTTATTTGAAAGCATGAGTTCGTGTGGGTCTCCTCCAAATACGATTACTTTCAATACCCTTCTTGATTGTATTTGTAAAAATGATTCGGTTGATTTGgctttaaagtttttaaatgaaATGACTTATAAGAACTGCCGGCCTGATGTTTTTACTTACAACACAATCATTTTTGGTTTAACAAAGGAGAATCGGGTTCTTGATGCATTCTGGTTCTTCCACCAAATGAAGAAAACACTCGATCCTGATTGTGTAACTTTATGTACAATTCTCCCGAGCATTGTGAAGCATGGAAAGGTTGATGATGCTTTGAAAATCACCGAGGATTTTATTAACCGTGTTAGAAACAGACCTGAGAAGATTTTTTGGAAAGATTTGATGGAAGGAATCATGAGTGAAGCTTCAATTGATAATTCTTTTCGTTTTGTGGAAGGATTAATATCTAGTGGAACTTGCATTACTGATTCGGTGATGATTCCCGTAGTCAAGAGTTTATGTAAGCAGAAGAAAATTCTGGAAGCCCATTCAGTTTTCTTAAAGGTGTCTAAAGATTATGGCATTCAACCAACCCTGGAAGCATATTATCCAATTCTTGATGGTTTTCTTGATGGTGGTTTTCAAAAGGAGGCATGGGATTTGTTTAAAGAAATGAAGAATTCTGGGTGTGTTCCGGATGTTTTCACTTATAATTTGCTTTTAAGTGATCTTGCTAATTCCGGAAAAGTCAACGAGCTATTTGACTTGTATGACGAGATGCTTTGCAGGGGCTGTAAGCCTAACACAATTACACAAAATATTCTTCTTAGTGGTCTTGTAAAGTCTAATAGTTTAAAAAAGGCAATGGATTTATATTATGATCTTATTAGTGGTGGTTTCTCTCCTACTCCATGTACTTGTGGTCCTCTAATTGATGGTCTTCTGAAGAATGGACAATTAGATGAAGCAAAAAACTTCTTTGATGAAATGGTGGAGTATGGATGCAAACCGAATTGTGCTATTTATAACATCTTGATGAATGGCTATGGAAAAACAGGTGATGTGAAAACTGCCTGTGAGTTATTTGATCAGATGGTAAAAGAAGGAATAAGACCCGATTTGAAATCATACACCATTCTTGTTGACTGTTTATGCTTAGTTGGAAGAGTCGATGATGCAATGTACTATTTTGAGCAAATGAAGGAAACGGGTCTTGACCCTGATGTAATTGCATACAATCTCATGATTAACGGCCTTGGAACTGTAAGGCGAATAGAGGATGCTTTGGGGCTTTTTGATGAGATGCGGGCTCGAGGGATTTCTCCAAATTTGTATACTTATAATGTTTTGATACTCATTCTTGGGATTGTTGGAAGAATAGAGGAAGCAGGTAGGATGTATACAGAATTACAAGTTATGGGCTTGGAGCCGAATGTGTTTACATACAATGCTCTAATTAGAGGGTATAGCCTCTCTGGGAATCCTGCCCATGCTTATGCTGTTTATGAGAAAATGATGGTCGGAGGTTGCAGCCCAAACACAGGGACATTTGCGCAGCTTCCTAATCAATCTTGA